A stretch of the Chthoniobacterales bacterium genome encodes the following:
- the recG gene encoding ATP-dependent DNA helicase RecG has translation MTSLPEPPAAISPDTPLNKLDWIPPKRAASLRKLGLRTLGDLVLHYPRRHEDRRHFAPFPDAAGEKPVLLCGTVVKAGYLPYGGWKRGFQAVLEELGAGALARRISCRWFNMPYVGKLIAVGMRMVAYGRPKARGKQLLLDFPEFEMIEDDGDTLVHLHRITPVHPAGEGVTPRRLREWIFQALQTTDLARIPSLLPGADAHPKRAATLRAIHFPESFEALEKARRQLVAEEFFAMQALIVARRARVEALPGKAKVAPGELLARLHAALPFALTRAQSRAIAAIRADMASDRRMNRLLQGDVGSGKTLVALSAALLAIEAGTQAAIMAPTQLLAEQHYANFRRLLAPLGIRIALRTGSRRTSDNLELWSGEGAPQLVVGTHALLYDPEELQNPGLIVIDEQHKFGVLQRAKLILRADAPDVLVMTATPIPRTLAQTAYGDLDVTVIDEMPANRGRIITGIRDTAKLPDAAAFLRKQIETGRQVYIVYPLVEESEKMEAKAATAEFEKWRQLLAPHACGLLHGRLKPEAKEAAMRAFAQGETKALVATTVIEVGIDVPNANVLLVENAERFGLAQLHQLRGRIGRGEHTSYCILMPGEDTPEAREKLAVLEQTRDGFAVAEADLRLRGPGDLLGTAQTGLPPLRLGDLFRDGEILEAARKRATAIFQSDPELARPEHAPLKAWLALQDATALEG, from the coding sequence GTGACCTCGCTTCCCGAACCACCCGCCGCCATCAGCCCGGACACGCCGCTCAATAAGCTCGACTGGATCCCGCCGAAGCGCGCCGCCAGCCTGCGCAAGCTCGGCCTCCGCACGCTCGGCGACCTCGTCCTGCACTATCCCCGCCGCCACGAGGACCGCCGCCACTTCGCGCCCTTCCCCGACGCCGCCGGCGAGAAGCCCGTCCTGCTCTGCGGCACCGTCGTGAAGGCCGGCTACCTGCCCTACGGCGGATGGAAACGCGGCTTCCAGGCCGTGCTCGAAGAACTCGGCGCCGGTGCGCTCGCCCGCCGGATTTCCTGCCGCTGGTTCAACATGCCCTACGTCGGCAAACTCATCGCCGTCGGCATGCGGATGGTCGCCTACGGCCGGCCGAAAGCCCGGGGAAAGCAACTCCTGCTCGATTTCCCCGAGTTCGAAATGATCGAGGACGACGGCGACACCCTCGTCCACCTGCACCGCATCACGCCCGTGCATCCCGCCGGCGAGGGCGTCACCCCGCGCCGGCTCCGCGAGTGGATTTTTCAAGCCCTCCAGACCACGGATCTCGCCCGCATCCCGAGCCTGCTGCCGGGCGCGGACGCCCATCCGAAGCGCGCCGCCACCCTGCGCGCGATCCACTTTCCGGAATCCTTCGAGGCCCTCGAGAAGGCCCGCCGCCAGCTCGTCGCCGAGGAATTCTTCGCCATGCAGGCGCTCATCGTCGCGCGGCGCGCCCGCGTCGAGGCGCTGCCCGGCAAGGCGAAGGTCGCCCCGGGCGAACTTCTCGCAAGACTTCACGCCGCCCTGCCCTTCGCGCTCACCCGGGCACAATCCCGCGCGATTGCCGCGATCCGCGCCGACATGGCCAGCGACCGCCGGATGAACCGCCTGCTCCAGGGTGACGTCGGCTCCGGAAAGACCCTCGTCGCGCTCTCCGCCGCGTTGCTCGCCATCGAGGCCGGCACGCAGGCGGCGATCATGGCCCCCACCCAGCTCCTCGCCGAGCAGCACTACGCGAATTTCCGGCGCCTGCTCGCCCCGCTCGGCATTCGCATCGCCCTGCGCACCGGCTCACGGCGCACCAGCGACAATCTCGAACTCTGGTCGGGCGAGGGCGCCCCGCAACTCGTCGTTGGCACGCACGCCCTGCTCTACGACCCCGAGGAACTCCAGAATCCCGGCCTCATCGTCATCGACGAGCAGCACAAATTCGGCGTGCTCCAGCGCGCGAAGCTCATTCTCCGCGCCGACGCGCCAGACGTGCTCGTGATGACCGCCACGCCGATTCCCCGCACCCTCGCGCAGACCGCCTACGGCGATCTCGACGTCACCGTCATCGACGAGATGCCCGCCAATCGCGGCCGGATCATTACCGGCATTCGCGACACCGCGAAACTGCCCGACGCCGCCGCGTTTCTTCGGAAGCAGATCGAGACCGGCCGGCAGGTTTACATCGTCTACCCGCTCGTCGAGGAATCCGAAAAGATGGAGGCCAAGGCGGCCACCGCGGAGTTCGAGAAGTGGCGCCAGTTGCTCGCTCCGCACGCCTGCGGGCTGCTCCACGGCCGCCTGAAGCCGGAGGCGAAGGAAGCGGCCATGCGCGCCTTCGCCCAAGGCGAGACGAAGGCTCTCGTCGCCACCACCGTCATCGAAGTCGGCATCGACGTGCCGAATGCGAACGTCCTGCTCGTTGAGAATGCCGAGCGCTTCGGCCTCGCCCAGCTTCACCAGCTCCGGGGGCGTATCGGCCGCGGCGAGCACACGTCGTATTGCATTCTCATGCCCGGCGAGGACACACCCGAAGCTCGCGAGAAACTCGCCGTGCTGGAGCAGACGCGCGACGGTTTTGCGGTCGCCGAGGCGGACCTCCGCCTGCGCGGCCCGGGCGACCTGCTCGGCACCGCGCAGACCGGCCTGCCGCCGCTTCGGCTCGGCGATCTCTTCCGCGATGGCGAAATCCTCGAGGCCGCCCGCAAAAGGGCGACCGCGATTTTCCAATCCGATCCCGAGCTCGCCCGCCCCGAGCACGCGCCGCTCAAGGCCTGGCTCGCCCTTCAGGACGCCACCGCCCTCGAAGGCTAG